A region of the Thalassoroseus pseudoceratinae genome:
GACAATCGAGACGATGAAAAATGCTCCACAACGGGGGGGCTTTCTGGTAGGATTTGAGCCACAACATTGATTTGATATCAACAACCGAATTTCAGGCGTTTTCCAAATCCCTGCGGAAATCGAGCGCAGTCTGGATAGCAGGGTTTCGACCGTTCATAACTCATTAAGTCGTTCGCTTGCTCATTTCCAATTTCCCTTCATCCACACTCTTTTCAAAATGCCAAATTCCACGGACATCTCGCATCCTTTGTACCAGATTCAAACTGGTAAAGAGGGCGAGTTGTTCCCGCGACTTTACGAATTGGCCTGCGAAGAACTGAAAGACATGGCCAGACAGTTGGCTGCTAGGGAGCAGACCAATTTTACGAGCGGCGAACTTGTTCAGGAGACGTATCGGAAGCTCTATTCAGACAACGTGCTGGTTAAGGATGATGAACGTCGCCATTTTTTCGGCATTGCCGGCAGAGCGATTCGTCAAATTCTCGTTGACCAAGCCGAATCGCGACAATCCAGCACGACGGATGGTGAGCACAGGCGAGAGCCTTTTGACCTCATACTAGAGACGCTTGAATCGGAGAGAAACCTTGACTTTCTCGAATTCGAGGAAGGCCTCGTGAGTCTCGAAGAGCAATTTCCACAACTCCAGCGGGTCGTTCTCATGCGGTTCTTTGCGGGATTGACGACAAAGCAGATTGCCCAAGTTCTCTCCATTTCTGAAAGCAAAGTCGAAGGGGATTGGCGATTGGCTCGGGCGTGGCTATATCGATTTCTACGGAATGGAAGCAGAATGTCTTAGATCATGGACGCCGTCATGCCGCTCAATCTAACGAACACATTCTATTTGCCGGTGAAGGTGCATCGTGCTTATCGGTTCCGTGCCCACTTTGAAGAACTCGTCAACATCGTGGCTTCAAAGGATGAAAACCAATGAGCACGGATGTCTCGGGACTTAGCCCAGATGGAGGGATCGAGGAGCAGTTTCGTTACCTTCTCTCTCTCTCAACTGACTCCCGAAATCAAGTCCTTCAAAAAATACGC
Encoded here:
- a CDS encoding ECF-type sigma factor, which produces MPNSTDISHPLYQIQTGKEGELFPRLYELACEELKDMARQLAAREQTNFTSGELVQETYRKLYSDNVLVKDDERRHFFGIAGRAIRQILVDQAESRQSSTTDGEHRREPFDLILETLESERNLDFLEFEEGLVSLEEQFPQLQRVVLMRFFAGLTTKQIAQVLSISESKVEGDWRLARAWLYRFLRNGSRMS